From the genome of Drosophila melanogaster chromosome 2L, one region includes:
- the CG16800 gene encoding uncharacterized protein has translation MWPAWQVITLLGLLARALALHSTPDGAMAISAALLGQDFEDFQPYFAHKQEQEEDQLVAATKHEEHSEGGEEESGEEHHSEHFHKKGGKSKKGHKHGEHSEKGEKGHHDKEGKKGEHGEEEGHEKKHKHSESHHKKKKKGSKGEKGSEFEDHGSYKKGHSIKGKHNIHKLDENKKEKKFYDEDHNEGGEEKHGGFEESKKHKKGSSFKKGHHKKGGHEENYGKKGHSKKGHKKKGHKGHKKKHEESKKWGHKKEHGKKGGEEHKKKWHKSHKQSSEHDHGHH, from the exons ATGTGGCCGGCTTGGCAAGTGATAACGCTGCTGGGGCTTTTGGCCAGGGCTTTGGCCCTCCACTCAACGCCAGATGGGGCAATGGCCATAAGCGCGGCGCTGCTTGGCCAGGACTTTGAGGATTTTCAGCCGTACTTCGCACATAAACAGGAGCAG GAAGAAGATCAGCTAGTTGCTGCCACAAAGCACGAGGAGCATTCCGAGGGTGGCGAGGAGGAATCTGGGGAGGAGCACCACAGTGAGCACTTCCACAAGAAGGGGGGAAAGAGCAAGAAGGGTCACAAGCACGGCGAGCACTCCGAGAAGGGCGAGAAAGGTCACCACGACAAGGAGGGCAAGAAGGGGGAACACGGCGAGGAGGAGGGTCACGAGAAGAAGCACAAGCACTCGGAGTCTCAtcacaagaagaagaagaaaggCTCCAAGGGCGAGAAGGGCAGCGAGTTCGAGGATCACGGCTCCTATAAGAAAGGACACTCCATCAAGGGCAAGCACAACATCCACAAACTAGACGAGAACAAGAAAGAGAAAAAGTTCTACGATGAGGATCACAATGAGGGCGGCGAGGAAAAGCACGGCGGATTCGAGGAGTCCAAGAAGCACAAAAAGGGCAGCAGCTTCAAGAAGGGTCACCACAAAAAGGGCGGCCACGAGGAGAACTACGGCAAGAAGGGTCACAGCAAGAAGGGTCACAAAAAGAAGGGCCACAAGGGGCACAAGAAGAAGCACGAGGAGTCCAAGAAGTGGGGCCACAAAAAGGAGCACGGCAAAAAGGGCGGCGAGGAGCACAAGAAGAAGTGGCACAAATCGCACAAACAGAGCAGCGAACACGATCATGGACATCATTAA
- the Vha68-2 gene encoding vacuolar H[+] ATPase 68 kDa subunit 2, isoform F — translation MSNLKRFDDEERESKYGRVFAVSGPVVTAEAMSGSAMYELVRVGYYELVGEIIRLEGDMATIQVYEETSGVTVGDPVLRTGKPLSVELGPGIMGSIFDGIQRPLKDINELTESIYIPKGVNVPSLSRVASWEFNPLNVKVGSHITGGDLYGLVHENTLVKHKMIVNPRAKGTVRYIAPSGNYKVDDVVLETEFDGEITKHTMLQVWPVRQPRPVTEKLPANHPLLTGQRVLDSLFPCVQGGTTAIPGAFGCGKTVISQALSKYSNSDVIIYVGCGERGNEMSEVLRDFPELSVEIDGVTESIMKRTALVANTSNMPVAAREASIYTGITLSEYFRDMGYNVSMMADSTSRWAEALREISGRLAEMPADSGYPAYLGARLASFYERAGRVKCLGNPEREGSVSIVGAVSPPGGDFSDPVTSATLGIVQVFWGLDKKLAQRKHFPSINWLISYSKYMRALDDFYDKNFPEFVPLRTKVKEILQEEEDLSEIVQLVGKASLAETDKITLEVAKLLKDDFLQQNSYSSYDRFCPFYKTVGMLRNIIDFYDMARHSVESTAQSENKITWNVIREAMGNIMYQLSSMKFKDPVKDGEAKIKADFEQLHEDLQQAFRNLED, via the exons ATGTCCAACCTTAAGCGTTTCGATGATGAGGAGCGTGAGTCCAAATATGGACGTGTCTTCGCTGTCTCCGGTCCTG TCGTCACCGCCGAGGCCATGTCTGGATCAGCTATGTACGAGTTGGTCCGCGTCGGCTACTACGAGCTGGTGGGCGAGATCATCCGTCTGGAGGGTGACATGGCCACCATCCAGGTGTACGAGGAGACCTCTGGCGTAACTGTCGGAGATCCGGTGCTGCGTACCGGCAAGCCTCTTTCCGTGGAGCTGGGACCCGGTATCATGGGCAGCATCTTTGACGGTATCCAGCGTCCCCTGAAGGACATTAACGAGCTGACCGAATCCATCTACATCCCCAAGGGTGTGAACGTGCCCAGTTTGTCCCGCGTGGCCAGCTGGGAGTTCAACCCCCTGAACGTCAAGGTCGGCTCCCACATCACCGGAGGTGACCTGTACGGTCTGGTGCATGAGAACACTCTGGTCAAGCACAAGATGATTGTGAACCCCCGCGCCAAGGGAACAGTGCGCTACATCGCCCCCTCCGGCAACTACAAGGTCGACGATGTCGTCCTGGAGACCGAGTTCGATGGAGAGATCACCAAGCACACCATGTTGCAGGTGTGGCCAGTGCGTCAGCCACGTCCCGTGACCGAGAAGCTGCCCGCCAACCACCCCCTGCTCACCGGACAGCGTGTGCTCGACTCGCTCTTCCCCTGTGTCCAGGGCGGTACCACCGCCATTCCCGGAGCTTTCGGTTGCGGCAAGACTGTGATCTCGCAG GCTCTGTCCAAGTACTCCAACTCCGATGTCATCATCTACGTCGGTTGCGGTGAGCGTGGTAACGAGATGTCTGAGGTACTGCGTGACTTCCCCGAGCTGTCCGTGGAGATCGACGGTGTCACCGAGTCCATCATGAAGCGTACCGCCCTTGTGGCCAACACCTCCAACATGCCTGTGGCTGCTCGTGAGGCCTCCATCTACACTGGTATCACCTTGTCCGAATACTTCCGTGATATGGGTTACAACGTGTCCATGATGGCTGATTCCACCTCCCGTTGGGCTGAGGCTCTTCGTGAAATTTCTGGTCGTCTCGCTGAGATGCCTGCCGATTCCGGCTACCCAGCCTACTTGGGAGCCCGTCTGGCCTCCTTCTACGAGCGTGCCGGTCGCGTTAAGTGCTTGGGTAACCCCGAGCGCGAGGGATCCGTGTCCATTGTCGGAGCTGTGTCTCCTCCTGGTGGTGACTTCTCCGATCCCGTGACCTCCGCCACTCTGGGTATCGTGCAGGTGTTCTGGGGTCTCGACAAGAAGTTGGCCCAGCGCAAGCACTTCCCCTCGATCAACTGGCTCATCTCCTACTCGAAGTACATGCGTGCTCTGGATGACTTCTATGACAAGAACTTCCCCGAATTCGTGCCGCTGCGTACCAAGGTCAAGGAGATcctgcaggaggaggaggatctGTCTGAGATCGTGCAACTGGTCGGCAAGGCCTCTCTGGCCGAAACCGACAAGATCACGCTGGAGGTGGCCAAGCTGCTGAAGGACGATTTCCTGCAGCAGAACTCCTACTCCTCGTACGATCGCTTCTGCCCCTTCTACAAGACCGTGGGCATGTTGAGGAACATCATCGACTTCTACGACATGGCCCGTCACTCCGTGGAGTCTACGGCTCAGTCTGAGAACAAGATCACCTGGAACGTGATTCGTGAGGCAATGGGCAACATTATGTACCAGCTGTCATCCATGAAGTTCAAG GACCCCGTTAAGGATGGTGAGGCCAAGATCAAGGCTGACTTCGAGCAGCTGCACGAGGACCTGCAGCAGGCCTTCAGAAATCTGGAGGACTAG
- the Vha68-3 gene encoding vacuolar H[+] ATPase 68kD subunit 3: protein MEKKSWVAPLTSFTNSNASNEDRARNSGSLNQDGEPRSVPHPTVPAKKCTCPTCACQRNDHKSNPVPPPPQSRKPVAEPESPHDTVNDEDSLKDLRRSTDQSHKSAHIALEKNEDSGFVIEQVVDTHKYSSDEEEEEATMGRIFGVSGPVVNAEEMAGAAMYELVRVGHSQLVGEIIRLEGDMATIQVYEDTSGVSVGDPVYQTGKPLSVELGPGIMGSIFDGIQRPLRSISELTNSIYVPKGIDTPSLPRNIAYEFTPGKLKIDALITGGDIYGSVFENSMMHDHRLILPPRTKGRIRWLAPPGNYCVDEVIVETEFNDEITKHTMLQVWPVRRCRPVEDKLPSNSPLLTGQRVLDAFFPCVQGGTTAIPGAFGCGKTVISQALSKYSNSDVIIYVGCGERGNEMSEVLRDFPQLEVEVNGTMESIMKRTALVANTSNMPVAAREASIYTGITLSEYFRDMGYHVSMMADSTSRWAEALREISGRLAEMPADAGYPAYLGARLASFYERAGLVKCLGSPDREGSVSIVGAVSPPGGDFSDPVTSATLSIVQVFWGLDKKLAQRKHFPSVNWLQSYSKYMRTLDTYYEESNPEFTHLRAKAKKVLQEEDDLAEIVQLVGKSSLNEEDKITLEVAKMLKDDFLQQNSYSQYDAYCPFFKTIGMLKNMMTFYDAAILSVQNTADNEARVTWGLIRIKAANILYELSTMKFIDPKLGEATVLESMNKLHDNILSTFREIEDNVEDY, encoded by the exons atggAAAAGAAGTCCTGGGTTGCACCGCTTACCTCGTTCACCAACAGTAACGCAAGTAACGAAGACAGAGCCCGCAACTCGGGATCGTTAAACCAAGATGGGGAGCCAAGGTCCGTGCCTCACCCAACGGTTCCGGCTAAGAAGTGCACATGTCCAACCTGCGCTTGCCAACGTAATGACCATAAATCCAATCCGGTACCCCCTCCCCCTCAATCACGCAAGCCTGTAGCCGAGCCGGAAAGTCCCCATGATACAGTCAATGACGAGGACAGTTTGAAGGACTTGAGACGTTCGACGGACCAATCCCACAAGAGCGCTCACATCGCCTTGGAGAAGAATGAGGACTCGGGTTTTGTGATCGAGCAGGTGGTTGATACGCACAAATATTCGTCGGAtgaagaagaggaggaggCGACGATGGGTCGCATTTTCGGAGTCTCCGGTCCGGTGGTCAATGCCGAGGAGATGGCCGGCGCAGCCATGTACGAGCTGGTTCGCGTTGGACACTCCCAGCTTGTTGGTGAGATCATTCGACTGGAGGGTGATATGGCCACCATTCAGGTTTACGAGGATACTTCGGGTGTGAGCGTGGGTGATCCCGTCTACCAGACGGGAAAGCCGCTCTCCGTGGAATTGGGACCCGGCATCATGGGCAGCATTTTCGATGGTATCCAGCGACCATTGAGGTCCATCAGTGAACTAACCAACTCCATATACGTGCCCAAGGGCATCGATACGCCCTCCCTGCCCAGGAACATTGCGTACGAATTCACACCCGGAAAATTGAAGATCGATGCTCTGATCACCGGCGGAGACATCTACGGATCTGTTTTCGAAAACAGCATGATGCACGATCACCGCCTGATACTACCGCCCCGCACCAAGGGGCGCATCCGGTGGTTGGCCCCGCCCGGGAACTACTGCGTGGACGAGGTGATCGTGGAGACGGAGTTCAACGACGAGATCACCAAGCACACCATGCTCCAGGTGTGGCCCGTACGGAGGTGTCGTCCGGTGGAGGATAAGCTCCCCAGCAATTCACCACTCTTGACTGGCCAGCGCGTCCTGGACGCCTTCTTTCCATGTGTCCAGGGCGGAACCACTGCCATTCCAGGAGCGTTTGGATGTGGAAAGACCGTCATCTCACAG GCCCTGTCCAAATACTCCAACTCAGATGTCATCATCTACGTGGGCTGCGGTGAGCGCGGGAACGAAATGTCCGAGGTTCTTCGGGACTTTCCGCAGCTTGAGGTTGAGGTCAATGGCACCATGGAATCGATTATGAAGCGGACTGCCCTGGTGGCCAATACCTCCAATATGCCGGTGGCTGCCCGAGAAGCCTCGATCTACACGGGCATCACCCTCTCGGAATACTTCCGCGACATGGGCTACCATGTGTCCATGATGGCGGACTCCACATCTCGATGGGCGGAGGCGCTGCGTGAGATTTCCGGACGTCTGGCCGAGATGCCTGCCGATGCTGGCTATCCGGCTTACTTGGGAGCTCGGCTGGCCTCCTTCTACGAGAGAGCCGGACTGGTGAAGTGCCTGGGCAGTCCAGATCGTGAGGGATCCGTGTCCATTGTGGGAGCTGTGTCGCCTCCCGGTGGCGACTTCTCTGATCCCGTGACCTCCGCCACCCTGAGCATCGTTCAGGTCTTTTGGGGTCTGGACAAGAAGCTGGCCCAGAGGAAACACTTTCCATCGGTGAACTGGCTGCAATCGTACTCCAAGTACATGCGCACTTTGGACACTTACTACGAGGAATCCAATCCGGAGTTTACGCATCTGCGAGCTAAGGCCAAGAAGGTGCTGCAGGAGGAGGATGACCTGGCGGAAATTGTCCAACTGGTGGGCAAGTCGTCGTTGAACGAGGAGGACAAGATCACCCTTGAGGTGGCCAAGATGCTGAAGGACGATTTCCTGCAGCAGAACTCCTACAGTCAGTACGATGCCTACTGCCCCTTCTTCAAGACCATTGGCATGCTGAAGAACATGATGACCTTCTATGATGCGGCGATCCTGTCGGTGCAGAACACGGCGGACAATGAGGCGCGTGTAACTTGGGGCTTGATCCGTATAAAAGCCGCTAACATTCTGTACGAGCTCTCCACCATGAAGTTCATTGATCCCAAGCTGGGCGAAGCGACTGTCCTGGAGAGCATGAACAAGCTGCATGACAATATCCTTTCAACTTTCCGGGAGATAGAGGATAATGTCGAGGACTATTAG